ATAGGTTGAAGTAAGTAGCATCTCAGGTGCTCCTACAGGCCTGTGCACTTCGAAAAGTGCCATTTTCCCATCATAACATCTTGAGTTCATGGCTAGGAAGAGTTTATCCCCCTGTTCCCAGGAACGGACGAAAAGTGTGCTCCCAAGCATGCCCAGGGAACGGATAGACCGCCTGAAATTTGAGTATCCCAGTCTCACGGTCTGGGCGTACCTGATGGAAAGAGCCATGTCAAGGAAGACGAAAATATAGCGGTAAATCAACATGGAGAGTTCTATAAAAGACTCTGGGAGCCTGGAGGCTTTAAGCACCGCAAAGAGCTCTATCATGGGGGTTGTCAGTGCCAGAAAGTAAAGGCAGCACATCCCGCTTATTGATCTTGCAAGTACCAGCAGGGCAAGCTCAAACCCATCTGCTCTTACAGCGAGAGGATAACCCAGGAGTTCAAAAGACAGAAGTTCAGGTCCTGTACCTGAAAAAAAGGCTATAATAAAAACTCCGATAACTGCAAAGCCCATAGGAGCCAGCAGAAGTTTTACATACAGATAGAGGGGTGCTTTGCCAAAGGTAA
This region of Methanosarcina flavescens genomic DNA includes:
- the cbiQ gene encoding cobalt ECF transporter T component CbiQ, which gives rise to MTNILDDYALISPLRHRNNWLKLAIVLFGLLAGVSSRSPIPPFFIALCMSFATVTFGKAPLYLYVKLLLAPMGFAVIGVFIIAFFSGTGPELLSFELLGYPLAVRADGFELALLVLARSISGMCCLYFLALTTPMIELFAVLKASRLPESFIELSMLIYRYIFVFLDMALSIRYAQTVRLGYSNFRRSIRSLGMLGSTLFVRSWEQGDKLFLAMNSRCYDGKMALFEVHRPVGAPEMLLTSTYFLLTLALLYLTKNASIV